CTGTTATGTATTGGTAAAGACAGGAAAGCGAAAACGCTTTTGCGATTTTTCCACGATTTTGGGAAAGAACGTACTGAACGAATAAGAGTCATCTGTTCGGATATGTGGAAACCATACCTTAAGGTTATAGCAAAAAAAGCTGTGAATGCAGTAAATGTCCTTGACAGGTTTCATATAATGAAGATGTTTAATGATGCCTTGGACAAGGTTCGCAGGGAAGAGAGTGCCAAACTTTCAAAGGATGGCTATGAACCTGTTTTAAAAAACACACGCTGGTTATTGGCAAAACGCCCGGAAAACCTTACCGATAAACAACGGCCCCGCTTAAAGGAACTATTGAGCTATAATATCAAATCTGTCCGTGCTTATCTGCTGCGGGAGGATTTTCAACAATTCTGGGAATATGTGTCTCCGACATGGGCTATGAAGTTCCTTAATTCATGGATCCGTACATGAATTCCCGACTGCATTGAATGGGTAGCGGAAGATTCAGGTGTCCGCACCTGAAGCTACAGCGAGGGAAATACTTTTCCTATCCAAATAAATCTGATAAATTTTATGCCTTGTATAGAGCATCCCTGTGCTCTGGCTGGAGGGACTGGCCAATTAGAATCGTCCAGGCTGTGTCCCCCTGAATATTGCCGAAAAAAAATGAGAAAAGTTGACTAAATCTTGCGTCATCATATATTTACTCGTAAATAAAATGAAGGCTTGTCATGCAAAAAAACAGTACTTTCATGGTTTACTCCTTCCACTC
The genomic region above belongs to Chitinispirillum alkaliphilum and contains:
- a CDS encoding transposase; translated protein: MLCIGKDRKAKTLLRFFHDFGKERTERIRVICSDMWKPYLKVIAKKAVNAVNVLDRFHIMKMFNDALDKVRREESAKLSKDGYEPVLKNTRWLLAKRPENLTDKQRPRLKELLSYNIKSVRAYLLREDFQQFWEYVSPTWAMKFLNSWIRT